The DNA segment TTGTGACAGATCCTATTCAACCTTATATTAATGGCGAATGGGTAACTGCAAAAGAGACAACACTCGGTGCTGATAATGGTATTGGTATGGCATCTTGTTTGGCTTTATTGGAAAGTAATGATATTGAACATCCTGTTTTAGAGGTTTTATTGACAGTTGAGGAAGAAACCTCAATGAAAGGGGCAATGATGTTGCGTCCAAATTGGTTGCAAGGGGATATCTTGATTAATACCGATACTGAAGATAATGGAGAGATTTATATTGGTTGTGCACAAGGGACAAATGTTAGCTTTGATATGCCAATCGAACGAGAAAAAAATCAGTTTGATGATGCAATCCAAATTACCATTAAAGGACTACTAGGCGGACATTCTGGGTTTGATATCCACAAGGGCAGAGTCAGTGCGATTAAATTAATGGCACGGGTTTTAATGGAGTTAAAACAAGAGGTTGAGTTTCAACTCATTGACATAAAAGGGGGAACTGTTCACAATGCCATTCCAAGAGAGGCGGTCACTTCTATTACATTTTTTGCAAAAAATTCCCAAAATGTGACCGCTTGTATTCAGCAAATTGAAAAAAATTTACAAAAAGCACTCTCTATTACAGAACCTCATTTAACTTTCTTAATTGAGAAAATTGAGCCCGCTGATGATATATTTACTAAAAATACGACACATAAAGTAATTAATACCTTAAATATATTACCAGATGGGTTAATTCGTAAAAGTGATCGATTTGAGAATGTGACTGAAACCTCACTTAGCACTGGGGTTTTGAAAACAGAACAAAATCATCTTTCTGCCATTATTTTAATTCGTTCTTTATTTGAAGAAGGAAAAAATGAAGTTAAAGGAAAACTACAATCATTAGCCGAATTAACAGAATCAAACCTTAATTATTTTGGTGATTATGCAGGTTGGACACCTGATTTGAATTCAAAAATTACGCAAATTACTAAACAAGTATATGATGAGTTGTTAGGTTATGAAACTAAAATCAAGGTGGTTCACGCAGGTTTTGAGTGTGGTTTTTTAAAACAAGTCTATCCAAATCTTGATATGGTTTCTATTGGTCCAACAATTCGTCATCCTCATTCTCCTGATGAAAAAGTACATATTCCAGCAGTTGCAATTTATTGGGAATTATTAATACGGTTATTAAAAAATATTCCTTTGAAATAATACTTAAAAAAATAATGCCCTCTAAATATTGACTATCTAAAGGGCATTTTCTAAATTGTACAATGTTTAAAAACGATTACTTCCAACCTTTTACTACACCATCCTTAAAGAATTCACGTGCTTTTTTATACACTTCTTCAGTTTGGTATGCTTTTACGAAATCTTGCACTGCTTGACTATTTTGGTTATCAGTACGAGCAACCACAAGGTTGACGTAAGGTGAATCTTTACCTTCAACAAACACGCCGTGATCTTGTGCGTTTAAGCCGATTTGTGTTGCATAACCACTATTGATAATACCAACATCTACATCATCTAATGCACGAGCCGCCAAAGACGCATCCACTTCTTTAATTTGTAAATGTTTAGGGTTTTCAACAATATCGTTTGATGTTGAAAATAAATTGGTATTATCTTTTAATTTAATCAAGCCTTGCTTTTCTAATAAAATCAACGCACGAGCTAAATTACTTGGATCGTTTGGTACAGTAATTACGGCTCCTTCTTTTAATTCATCAAGGGTTTTAATTTTTTTAGAATAACCTGCTAATGGATAAACAAAAGTGTTCCCTACTGCCACTAAATTATCTAATCCTTTTTCTTTAGAGTCTTTATCTAAATAAGGCTTATGTTGAAAGGCATTTGCATCCAAGTCACCCTTAGACGTTGCCGTATTTGGTAGTGCGTAATCATTAAATAATACAAATTCTACCTCTAAATTGTATTTTTCTTTAGCAACTTTAGCAGCGACTTCTGCCACTTCGTGCTCAGGACCTGACATTACTCCTACTTTAATCTTATTTGCTTGTTCTTGGGCTGGCTGTGATGCTTTCTCATCATTACACGCCGTTAATGCAAAAACTGATACTAATGCTGTTAAACCTAAAATTTTTGAAATTTTCATAATTTCATTTCTCCTCGTGATGTTTTATGTTGTGTTTGTATTTATATTATCGATGATCAACTTTTTCTGCTAAGCGATCCCCTAATTTTTGACTAATCATTACGATTAACACGATAATGATTGTTGCCAACCATTTTACGTAGATCATATTTCTATGCTCTCCGTAGCTGATAGCAAGGTTACCTAAACCTCCACCACCAACAACCCCAGCCATTGCAGAATAACCAATAAGTGAAACTAAAGTTAAAGTAACACCATTGATAAGGCTAGGTAATGACTCTGACAAATAGAATTTTGTTACTACCTGCCAATTTGTTGCTCCCATTGATTTTGCTGCTTCAGTTAATCCTGCTGGAACTTCTAACAATGAATTAGCGGTTAAACGAGCAAAAAATGGAATTGCAGCCACACTAAGTGGCACTATTGCTGCTGTTGTTCCAAGCGTTGTATGTACAATCCAACGCGTGAAAGGCAATAATACAACAAGCAAAATAATAAATGGAATTGAACGCCCTACATTAATAATGACATCAAGTATTCTGTTAAACGTCAAATTTTCCAAAATTTGGTTTTTACTGGTTAAAAAAGCGAAAAAACCAAGAGGTAACCCAACAATAATTGCAATAAATGTTGAAGCAAAGCCCATATAAATCGTTTCTAAGGTTGAGCTACCTACCAACGACCACATTTTGGGTGTAAGTTCATTTAAAAAATCATTCCACATAGCCTAGCACCTCAACTTTTACATTATGTTCTCTTAAAAATTCCTTGGCTTGTAAAATTTTCTCGTGTTTTCCTACGACTTCAGCAATTACAAAACCAAATTTTACTCCACCTGCATAATCAATTTGTGACATCAAAATACTAAAATCAATGCCAAATTGTTTTGATACTTGTGATAATAACGGAGCATCAACAGATTTTCCTGTAAATTCAAAACGAATAATCGGCTCTGATTTATCATCTGGATTTGGGTGTAATCTATCAATATATTCTTGTGGCAACTCATTATGAAAAGTTGATGCAATAAAGCGTTTTGCCAATGCTGTTTTAGGATTTGAAAACATTTCACTAACAGTACCCGTTTCAATTAATTGCCCTTTATCAATCACTGCGACTTGATCACAAATACGTTTTACGACTTCCATTTCGTGGGTAATCAATAAAATAGTTAAACCTAAACGGCTATTGATCTCTTTTAATAGTGCCAAAATAGATTGTGTTGTTGCAGGATCTAAAGCACTGGTTGCTTCATCACATAATAATACTTCTGGATCATTCGCTAATGCACGAGCGATTGCCACACGCTGTTTTTGCCCACCAGATAAATTGCTTGGGTAGGCATTTTTTTTATCTGCTAATCCCACCAATTCTAATAGATCATTGACTTTATCTTTAATTTGATTTTTAGAAAAATGACTTAATTCCAAAGGCAATGCCACATTATCAAATACTGTGCGAGATGAAAGTAAATTAAAATGTTGAAAAATCATTGCTATTTTACGACGAGCAAGAATAAGATCTTTTTCTTTTAATTCTGTCAATTCTCTATTTCCAACAAATATTTGCCCACTTGTTGGACGCTCAAGTAAATTCACACAACGAATTAACGTACTCTTCCCTGCTCCAGATGAACCAATCACACCATAAATTGTACCTTGTGGCACCTCTAGAGTAACATTATCTAAAGCTTTAAGAATTTTTCCCTTTACGTTAAATTCTTTGCTTATATTTTTCAGCTTTATCATAATTTTTATGTATCCCTAAAAACAAATCAATGAATAGCATTCTAGACGTCTAGAATGCTATGTCAAGAAAAATTTTTATTTTCTATAAAAAATTTATGCTTTAATTATGCTAGACTTTCACTATTAAGTATTCAGATATAAGCATAGAAAAGTAATTTTACCATAGGAAAAATAATGACAAATATAAGACACTACAATCAACGATACATTAACTGGGTGTTACGTTTAGGGCGTGTAAAATCTGCACTGCTTGGTTTTTTTGTATTAGCTGCTTCGGCTATTTTTGTACAATGTTTACTGAGTATGATCTTTACAGGATATATCAACCCCAAAGATATTTTACGTTCCATTATTTTTGGATTAATTTCAGCCCCTTTTGTCCTTTATTTTTTCAATTTAATAGTGGAACGCCTTGAGAAATCTCGAATTAAACTCGAACGCTCTTTTCACGATCTTTCTATTTATAAAGAAATTATTGAAAAAAATAATCAACATAAAACTGAACTAATGGCAACCATCAGCCACGAATTGCGTACCCCTTTAAATGGTATTATTGGATTAAGTCGTATTTTGTTAGAGACTAACCTCACAAAACAGCAACACGATTATTTACAAACTATTAATATTAGTGCTATTTCATTAGGTCATATTTTTAGCGATATTATTGACTTAGAAAAAATTGACAGTCAACGTATTGAATTATATCCAACTCAAGTAGCATTCTCAGATATTATTAATAATATAACTCACTTTGCTAAAATTATGGCAGAACAAAAAAAAATAAAATTCCAAATTAGTTATGATGATGATTTACCTGAATTTATTACCGTTGATAACACACGTTTAAGTCAAATTTTATGGAACCTTGTCAATAATGCGGTTAAATTTACCCCACAAAATGGCAATATTCACTTAACCATTTCACGATCTAATAAAAATCAATTTAGTTTTAGTTTAAAAGATAATGGGGTTGGCATTCCAAAAGCAGAGCAAGGTAAAATTTTTACAATGTTCTACCAAGCACAAGGTTGCGATAAAAAAGCACAAGGTAGTGGTATTGGATTAGCGATATCTAAAACAATTGCCGCCTTAATGGGCGGTAATATTACTGTCGAAAGTGAAATTGGGAAAGGCGCGACTTTTATACTGACCATTCAAGCAGAAGAAACAACAATGCAACAAACTCAAAATATTCAACATCATCATTTAAAAGTATTACTGGTAGAAGATATTGAAGTTAATGTCGTCGTTGCTCGTGCCGTATTAGCAAAATTTGGTTGCCAAGTCGATGTCGCAATGTCTGGAGAAGAAACGTATCCATTGATAAAAAATAATTATTACGATCTTATTTTATTAGATATTCAACTACCTGATACCACAGGGTTTGAGATTGCTCAAAAGCTTATTGAAGATTACGAAAATGATAAAATGGATTATTTACCTATTTTAGTCGCCCTTACTGCCAATGTAATGCCGACTAAAGAAGAATATAAACAGAAAGGAATGGACGATGTGTTGCGTAAACCCCTATCTATTGAAGATTTATCCCATTGTTTAAATAAATATTTTGATGATGAATTTTTGCAAAAAGATCAAAAAATCCTACCGCTAAAGAATAAACCTTTAGAACAAAATTTACACTTTGATCCTCAAGTATTACAAGAGTTTTTAGATATTATGGGTAAAGACGCATTAATGAAAAACATTGAACTCTTTGCAGAATTAATGCCAAATTATATTCAAAACTTAACCACTTATTATCAACAATGGCAACAAACTCATACGTCTGAAATGCGAAAAGCCACCACGGAAGAAGCACACAAAATTAAAGGTGCATTATCTTCTGTAGGACTTTCTTCATTACAAAATATCGCCCAGTTAGCTCAAGTTGATAATGGGCAAGAATGGGAAGAAAATATTCAAATATGGATTACTCAACTTAAAAATGAGTGGCTGCAAGATCTAGAGGATGTAAAAAAATGGATTAACACTCAGTAAATAAACTTAGACAAAACCTTGAATACTATTCTGATTTATTTAAAAAGGTAAGAAGAGCTAGCGGTCACTTGTTTATCATTTTTTGCAAAAATAATTCTTTAAATCAGAGTGTAAATTCAATAAAAAAGACCAAGTTCTTTTGAACTTAGTCTTTTATAAATTAAAACTCAAATTATGTGTTGTAATTAAACTCTTTTGAAATCTAAGTGTAATAATTTTGGTTTGGTCGGATGGCGTTGAATTGCTTGAATTTTTACCTTCTCTTCTTTACCAGCCAATTTAAGTGTTAAAACTTCACTATAAAATGAATCATCAAATTGTGCATTGTTTACTTTATCGTGATCTAGTGTGATCGCAACAGCTTCTGCATTACCACCATAAATAATAGCAGGAACTTGATGATTATGACGCAGACGGCGGCTCGCACCCGTACCTTGCGTTGAACGAACTTCAGCTTCAAATGTAAATGACATTTTTTTATTCTCATATAATAAGGAACATTATTGTTCCATTAAAGACAAAAGTAGCAGGCGACCCAACTACTTCCCTAAATTCATCACTGTTTAACATTAGAAAAACAGCAGACCAGCATTATAATGATTTTGAGCAAAAAAGAAAGTTTTTATTTTATATCAACGCCATAAAATCCCAGGTAACCACATACTTTTAACGATTGATTCAGGGCAAGATCATACTTTAATTAAAGTATGATCTTGCCCTGTAGAGCTGATAAATTGTTTAATTAATAATATTATAACGACTTGCCAATACAATAAATAAAGTATATATTAACTTGTACTAATTGAAAGCACACAAGGAGATCAGAATGGCTAGAGCAATAAATACAACAAGTGATAGAATATCTATTCGTATTAGTCGTGATGATAAAGAAATACTACAAAAAGCAACATTATTATCTAAAACAACGATTACTGATTTTGTCCTTAAACACGTACTATATAATGCTAAAGAGATTGTCAAAGAACACGAGGAGTCATCACTATCAAAGAATGACTTAGCATTTATAATGGACTTGCTTGATAATCCTCCAGCTCCAAATGAACGTTTAATGAAAGCTGCTAAAACAGCTCAGGATTTATACGATGCCTAAATATATTGAGGAGCCTTTAGATAAAGCTCACAATCGTAAGAACTTTGATTGTGGAAATGAAGAGCTAAATACGTTTCTACGTTGCTATGCTGGTCAATCTCATAAAAAAGGGACAGCTAAAACTTATTTAACCTTAGACAAAGAAACAAAAAAGATTATAGGCTTTTATTCTATTACATTAACATCTATAGAATATAATCAAATACCTAAATCCTTTCAAAAAGGATTAAGTCGTCATCAAGTACCGTTATTCATTCTTGCTCGCTTAGGCGTAGATGTTTCGGAGCAAAATAAAGGTATAGGCGGAGTATTACTTTATAAGGCAATAGAACGTTGCATTAAGGTTTCTGAAGAAGTCGGAGGAATAGGACTTTTAATTGAGGCTAAGGATGATGATGTTGCCAAATGGTATAGTAAATTTGGGGCAATTTCATTGCCTGATAAACCATTGTCTTTAATTTTACCTTTTAGCACTATAAAAAACATCAAATAAAACAACTAATTAAATTTCATACAAAAATACGCTGTAAAGTATATTTTGTTATATATACTTTACAGCGTATTATTCTTTGTCTGCAAGAAACATTTTCTTCAAACTAGATAGAGACTATAAAAATATGAAGTTTTTAACATCATCATCTAAGATCAAACCACTAAAACAGCAATTAAATAAAAATAAAGGAAGCCTTCAATACCATTTATTTATTAAGTATAAAGACAAGAAGTTTACTTCTTATTTAGGAGACGCTTATGCTACTAATATAGTGAAAAAAGGAGACAGAATTCAATATTCACAAAATGATATTGAATCTCTTCTTAATAATCATGATACTGTAGCGAGTTTTTTATTACCATATAAACCAAACACACCTAAGACGAATATAAATCTACCAAAACTGAATAAAAATGAAATACAACTTATTTCTTCAGAATATATAACATCGCAAACTATACATAGTAAAATTCGGGTTGGTAATAAAACTTATTCTTTGGGAAGAGGATTGAATTTACTTATATTTAATAATAAGAATGAAGAGCCTAGTGTGGAAAAATTTGATGTTTATGCAAGTAAAGATGCCTTTGAAAGATTTTTACAACGAATAGAATTTCTAAATAAACAAGGATTATTTTGGGCGGTAGTTTCTCATGATGCAGTGAAGAAACATAATGATCTAATTGACAAAGCAAGCCAGTTAGGATTTAAAGAACTTCCAAATTTGAATTGGAGACGAGCTTATGTTGCTTATAAAACATCTGATGGAATTAAAGAAATTATCTCTCCAAAATCTATTAGCATAATTATTAATAAACCAAAATAATAAGACTTCGTTGTTGTAGCAAAATATAATTTTAAAGTGCAAATATCATAAAACCTATAAAGTAAGACGAACAAGATTACAGAAGAATATGAGTATAATGCACTTTATCTATATTTAGCTAATAAGAGATAGAGTAACAGTAAGGAAAATTAAGTCTGTTTTGACAGAAGACAAATTTTAGGCAACAAAAAAGCACCTTAAGGTGCTATCTTCTTTTTTTCAATCTATTGATAAGATTAAAATGGTGCCCGAGGGCGGACTTGAACCGCCACAGCCCGAAAGCCGAGGGATTTTAAATCCCTTGTGTCTACCGATTTCACCACTCGGGCAATGCGTTTAAAATGGAGCGGGAAACGAGACTCGAACTCGCGACCCCGACCTTGGCAAGGTCGTGCTCTACCAACTGAGCTATTCCCGCAATATCTTGGTATGTTGTTCATTTTAAAAATGGTGCCCGAGGGCGGACTTGAACCGCCACAGCCCGAAAGCCGAGGGATTTTAAATCCCTTGTGTCTACCGATTTCACCACTCGGGCAACGTATTTTAAAATGGAGCGGGAAACGAGACTCGAACTCGCGACCCCGACCTTGGCAAGGTCGTGCTCTACCAACTGAGCTATTCCCGCTAAAAAACGCCACTTATTCAGTAGCGTTTCATTGATTGCGTATTTTAGAGATTTATTACTTGATGTCAAATGCTATTTAAAAAAATTGTTTTATTAGTTTAAACTTTAGCCCATTTTTGCAAAAAACGAACAAAATCATACCGCTATTAATCAATAATATTATTTAATAATTGAGTAACAAAGGTTAATCTTTCATCTGATTCTTTCAACGTGGTATTAAATTTAAACTTAAATGGTCCATCAAACTGATAAACTTGTTTATCAGACTGTATTAATGCTAAAAATTTCATTGGATCTGGCGTTGCTGTTTCTTTAAATTCTAAATAACCGCCATTTATTCCAGCTTCTACTTTTTTCAGTTCAAGTTGTTTAGCTATATGGCGAAGTTGGGTAATTTGGAATAAATTCTTTGTCGCTTTTGGTAATAATCCAAAACGATCGATTAACTCTATTTTGAGATCTTTTAATTCTCGACTATTTTCTGCACTGGCAATGCGTTTATAAAAAGATAATCGCATATTCACATCAGGCACATAATCATCAGGTAACAACGCAGAAACTCGTAATTCAATTTCAACCTGTTGCTGCGTAATTTCATCTAAGGTTGGTTCTCGTCCATCTTTTAGAGCTTGCACTGCATTTTCGAGTAAATCCATATAAAGGGAGAAACCAATCGAGCTAATTTGTCCACTTTGTTCACTACCCAGCAATTCGCCCGCTCCTCGAATTTCTAAATCTTGGGTGGCTAGCATAAATCCTGCCCCTAAGCTATCTAACGTTTCTAAGGCTTCTAGGCGTTTTTTTGCATCTTTGGTTAAGGTTTTAATCGGTGGTGTTAATAAATAGGCATAGGCTTGATGATGTGAACGCCCTACTCGTCCTCGTAATTGATGAAGTTGGGCTAAACCGAACTTATCGGCACGTTCAATAATAATGGTGTTTGCTGTTGGAACGTCAATCCCTGTTTCGATAATGGTTGAGCAAACCAGTACATTAAAACGCTGATGATAAAAATCACTCATCACACGTTCTAAATCACGTTCTCGCATTTGTCCGTGTCCAATAACAATACGTGCTTCTGGGACTAATTCTGCTAATTTATCGGCACAATTTTCAATGGTGGCGACATCATTATGAAGGTAATAAACCTGTCCGCCACGTAAAATTTCACGCAATACTGCCTCTTTAATCACGCTTTCATCATTTTGTCGCACAAAGGTTTTGGTACTTAAACGGCGAGCGGGTGGACTAGCGATAATAGATAGATCACGAATGCCATTAAATGCCATATTTAAAGTTCGAGGAATTGGCGTGGCTGTCAAGGTTAGAATATCCACATTGGCTCGTAATTGTTTGATTTTCTCTTTTTGTCGTACCCCAAAACGGTGCTCTTCATCAATGATAAGTAAGCCAAGATCCTTAAATTTAACATCATCTTGTAATAATTTATGGGTGCCAACCAGAATGTCCACTTGCCCATCGGCAACTTTTTCTAAAATTGCTTTTTGTTCTTTTGCGGTTTTAAAACGAGAAATCATCTCTACATTAACAGGGAAATCGGCAAAACGATCTTTGAAATTTTCAAAATGTTGTTGAGCAAGCAAGGTTGTTGGCACTAATACTGCCACCTGCTTGCTGTTCATTACGGCTAAGAATGTGGCTCGCATTGCCACTTCTGTTTTACCAAAGCCCACATCACCACACACTAAGCGATCCATCGCTTTTGGTTGGCACATATCGCTGATAACCGCATTGATTGCCAGTTGTTGATCTTCGGTTTCTTCAAAAGGGAAAGTGGCACTAAACTGCTTATAAAGCTCTTTATCATATTGATATGCAAATCCTTTTTTTGTTTCTCGTTTTGCATAAACATCAAGTAATTCTGCCGCTACATCACGAATTTTTTCCGCCGCTTTTTGACGTGATTTTGCCCACGCTTCACTACCTAGCTTATGTAAAGGCGCGTTGTCGTCCGTTCCGCCAATATAACGGCTGATTAAATGTAATGAGGAAACAGGCACATACAATTTAGAATCGCCTGCGTATTGCAAAATCAGGTATTCTGCGGTTATACCACCCGTGTCTAAGGTTACTAATCCATTGTAACGACCGACTCCATTTTCTAAATGTACGACAGGTTGTCCGATTTTTAGCTCGGCAAGGTTGCGTACCACCGTATCAGGATTAACCGTGCTACGATTTTTTTCTCTATATGTTTTTTGATGGACTTTTTCGCCGAGTAGATCCGTTTCGCAAATTATTGCTAAAAATCGACCGCTTGCATTTTCACTATTTTTTTGTTCTAAAATAAAACCTTGATCCAATGAGCCAATCATTAAGCTAAATGGTTCATTGATTTCATCAAGGGAAGTGATTTGTTTTGGTTTGATATTTAACGGTGCGATCAAATCGAGTAAGGTTTCACGTCGCCCTTGTGTTTCCACTGAAAAGAGAATTTTGCCGTTAAAATTTGTGTAAAAATCTTCAAAATTTTTAAAGATATTTTTTTGGCTAGAGGTTATCGCAACATCAGGTAAAGCGGTCAGATTTGCATTAGTTTTTGCAACTGATTGACGGATTTTTTCTGTGGTTAGTGTTAAACGTGGATAATTTTTTAAATGACGGTTGATCTCGTCCATTTTAAACCATAGTTCACTCGGTTCTAAAAGTGGACGCATTGGATCAACACGATGATTTTCAAAACGATTTTGGGTGTCCTTTTGAAATAACTCCGCTTTTTCAGCGATTTTATCAAAGGTAATAAACAGGCTGTTTTTAGGAAGATAATCAAACAGTGACGCCATTTCTTCAAAGAAAAGTGGTTGCCAATATTCAATCCCCGCATTTAACACACCTTTGCTCACTTGCTGATAAATATGCTCTGGCTCTCGGCGAATTTCCGCAAAGGTTTCTCGGAATTTTTTTCTGAAAAATTCAATGCCTTGCTCATCGGTTGGAAATTCGTGAGCGGGTAATAAATCAATTTTTTCAATTTCTTGAATCGTGCGTTGCGTATCCACATCAAAGGTACGAATGGAATCAATTTCATCATCAAAAAAATCTAAGCGAAATGGCTCATCACTTCCCATTGGATACAGGTCAAGAATTGAGCCTCGCACCGTATATTCGCCATATTCTAACACTTGTTCAACACCCCGATAGCCTGCATTTTCAAGCTGTAAGCGTAATTGACTAATTGAAAAACGGTCGCCTTTGTTAATTAAAAAGACATTATTACCTAAATAACTTGGCGGACAAATTTTTTGTAGCAAGGTGTGGATAGGCAGTAAAAAAATCTGCTTGTTGCCCTGTTGAAGTTGAAATAGTGCTGATAAGCGGTTGGAAATAATCTCTTGATGAGGCGAAAAATTATCGTAAGGCAAGGTTTCCCAATCAGGAAA comes from the Pasteurella atlantica genome and includes:
- a CDS encoding aminoacyl-histidine dipeptidase, with amino-acid sequence MSYSFQPTEISTLSPTLLWQWFDKICAIPHPSYYEEQLACFIVDWAKSQSLFVERDEVGNILIRKPATRGMENRQTVTIQAHLDMVPQANDGIEHNFVTDPIQPYINGEWVTAKETTLGADNGIGMASCLALLESNDIEHPVLEVLLTVEEETSMKGAMMLRPNWLQGDILINTDTEDNGEIYIGCAQGTNVSFDMPIEREKNQFDDAIQITIKGLLGGHSGFDIHKGRVSAIKLMARVLMELKQEVEFQLIDIKGGTVHNAIPREAVTSITFFAKNSQNVTACIQQIEKNLQKALSITEPHLTFLIEKIEPADDIFTKNTTHKVINTLNILPDGLIRKSDRFENVTETSLSTGVLKTEQNHLSAIILIRSLFEEGKNEVKGKLQSLAELTESNLNYFGDYAGWTPDLNSKITQITKQVYDELLGYETKIKVVHAGFECGFLKQVYPNLDMVSIGPTIRHPHSPDEKVHIPAVAIYWELLIRLLKNIPLK
- a CDS encoding MetQ/NlpA family lipoprotein, producing MKISKILGLTALVSVFALTACNDEKASQPAQEQANKIKVGVMSGPEHEVAEVAAKVAKEKYNLEVEFVLFNDYALPNTATSKGDLDANAFQHKPYLDKDSKEKGLDNLVAVGNTFVYPLAGYSKKIKTLDELKEGAVITVPNDPSNLARALILLEKQGLIKLKDNTNLFSTSNDIVENPKHLQIKEVDASLAARALDDVDVGIINSGYATQIGLNAQDHGVFVEGKDSPYVNLVVARTDNQNSQAVQDFVKAYQTEEVYKKAREFFKDGVVKGWK
- a CDS encoding methionine ABC transporter permease, which translates into the protein MWNDFLNELTPKMWSLVGSSTLETIYMGFASTFIAIIVGLPLGFFAFLTSKNQILENLTFNRILDVIINVGRSIPFIILLVVLLPFTRWIVHTTLGTTAAIVPLSVAAIPFFARLTANSLLEVPAGLTEAAKSMGATNWQVVTKFYLSESLPSLINGVTLTLVSLIGYSAMAGVVGGGGLGNLAISYGEHRNMIYVKWLATIIIVLIVMISQKLGDRLAEKVDHR
- the metN gene encoding methionine ABC transporter ATP-binding protein MetN, with protein sequence MIKLKNISKEFNVKGKILKALDNVTLEVPQGTIYGVIGSSGAGKSTLIRCVNLLERPTSGQIFVGNRELTELKEKDLILARRKIAMIFQHFNLLSSRTVFDNVALPLELSHFSKNQIKDKVNDLLELVGLADKKNAYPSNLSGGQKQRVAIARALANDPEVLLCDEATSALDPATTQSILALLKEINSRLGLTILLITHEMEVVKRICDQVAVIDKGQLIETGTVSEMFSNPKTALAKRFIASTFHNELPQEYIDRLHPNPDDKSEPIIRFEFTGKSVDAPLLSQVSKQFGIDFSILMSQIDYAGGVKFGFVIAEVVGKHEKILQAKEFLREHNVKVEVLGYVE
- a CDS encoding ATP-binding protein, with the protein product MTNIRHYNQRYINWVLRLGRVKSALLGFFVLAASAIFVQCLLSMIFTGYINPKDILRSIIFGLISAPFVLYFFNLIVERLEKSRIKLERSFHDLSIYKEIIEKNNQHKTELMATISHELRTPLNGIIGLSRILLETNLTKQQHDYLQTINISAISLGHIFSDIIDLEKIDSQRIELYPTQVAFSDIINNITHFAKIMAEQKKIKFQISYDDDLPEFITVDNTRLSQILWNLVNNAVKFTPQNGNIHLTISRSNKNQFSFSLKDNGVGIPKAEQGKIFTMFYQAQGCDKKAQGSGIGLAISKTIAALMGGNITVESEIGKGATFILTIQAEETTMQQTQNIQHHHLKVLLVEDIEVNVVVARAVLAKFGCQVDVAMSGEETYPLIKNNYYDLILLDIQLPDTTGFEIAQKLIEDYENDKMDYLPILVALTANVMPTKEEYKQKGMDDVLRKPLSIEDLSHCLNKYFDDEFLQKDQKILPLKNKPLEQNLHFDPQVLQEFLDIMGKDALMKNIELFAELMPNYIQNLTTYYQQWQQTHTSEMRKATTEEAHKIKGALSSVGLSSLQNIAQLAQVDNGQEWEENIQIWITQLKNEWLQDLEDVKKWINTQ
- the rplY gene encoding 50S ribosomal protein L25, coding for MSFTFEAEVRSTQGTGASRRLRHNHQVPAIIYGGNAEAVAITLDHDKVNNAQFDDSFYSEVLTLKLAGKEEKVKIQAIQRHPTKPKLLHLDFKRV
- a CDS encoding type II toxin-antitoxin system TacA family antitoxin; translated protein: MARAINTTSDRISIRISRDDKEILQKATLLSKTTITDFVLKHVLYNAKEIVKEHEESSLSKNDLAFIMDLLDNPPAPNERLMKAAKTAQDLYDA
- a CDS encoding GNAT family protein, encoding MPKYIEEPLDKAHNRKNFDCGNEELNTFLRCYAGQSHKKGTAKTYLTLDKETKKIIGFYSITLTSIEYNQIPKSFQKGLSRHQVPLFILARLGVDVSEQNKGIGGVLLYKAIERCIKVSEEVGGIGLLIEAKDDDVAKWYSKFGAISLPDKPLSLILPFSTIKNIK